A DNA window from Daucus carota subsp. sativus chromosome 3, DH1 v3.0, whole genome shotgun sequence contains the following coding sequences:
- the LOC108213702 gene encoding transcription factor bHLH18, with amino-acid sequence MDILTTLWLSELEMDDPMIVTSHQSQMSSMEESRYSASLSPQGGTPPPGDSSRSFFRSEDNSRLGTTPAPKMLKTAAKMIPKPSSTIISFHNATSATTQYNDDHGNDISSVLMGMISEGSRKASATTRNPLQAQDHVIAERQRRERLSQMFIQLSSLVPGLKKIDKASVLGEAANYIKQLQGRVKALEEKMIEKDGEAIVSVERFRLHTDEDQSSSSGDDNFADHNEESIPEIEVRLSETDVFLRIQCQKIPGLAVKMLSDIEKLHMTIVSSSVMPFASNSLLITVIAQMNMEFCMTADDLMKRLQFTALKLRCS; translated from the exons ATGGATATCTTAACAACATTATGGTTGTCCGAACTG GAAATGGACGATCCAATGATTGTGACGAGTCACCAAAGCCAGATGAGTTCTATGGAAGAGTCAAGATACTCGGCTTCTTTGAGTCCACAAGGAGGTACGCCTCCTCCAGGAGACTCGTCGAGGTCGTTTTTCAGATCTGAAGATAATAGTAGATTAGGGACTACACCAGCACCCAAAATGCTTAAAACCGCTGCTAAAATGATTCCCAAACCTTCGTCAACAATCATATCCTTTCATAATGCGACATCAGCAACTACACAATATAATGACGATCATGGGAACGATATTAGCTCAGTCCTGATGGGGATGATTTCTGAGGGGAGCAGAAAGGCTTCTGCAACTACCAGAAATCCGTTACAGGCTCAAGACCATGTCATTGCTGAAAGACAACGGCGAGAGAGACTATCTCAGATGTTTATTCAACTCTCCTCTCTTGTTCCCGGTCTAAAGAAG ATAGATAAGGCTAGTGTGCTGGGAGAAGCAGCCAACTATATAAAACAGCTGCAAGGACGCGTCAAGGCACTGGAGGAAAAGATGATAGAAAAAGATGGAGAAGCAATAGTATCGGTGGAGAGATTCAGGCTTCATACTGACGAAGATCAATCATCTTCATCAGGTGACGATAACTTTGCTGATCACAACGAGGAGTCAATTCCGGAGATTGAAGTGCGGCTTTCGGAGACTGATGTATTCCTTAGAATTCAATGTCAAAAAATCCCGGGACTTGCTGTTAAAATGTTGAGCGATATCGAGAAGCTTCACATGACAATCGTTAGTAGCAGCGTCATGCCATTTGCCAGTAATTCTCTGCTTATTACCGTCATTGCTCAG ATGAACATGGAATTCTGCATGACTGCAGATGATCTGATGAAACGCCTGCAGTTTACAGCTCTAAAGCTCAGATGCAGTTAG